The Grus americana isolate bGruAme1 chromosome 20, bGruAme1.mat, whole genome shotgun sequence genome segment TTTCACATGGATCCACCGCTTGTGAGACATGATGCTGGGTTTGCTATACATAGGTCTGGTATACTGATACTCTGCGCTATCACTAGTTCCTTCTTCACCATCCTGACTTGTCATTCCAGTGCTAAGTCTATCATGTTCTGTTGAAGAATTACTGGGAAGGTACTCATGTTCTGTCAGTTGACATGACAGTTCATCTTTAGAGctctcttcttcattttcacCATCCCTTAGTTCCTGCACTTTGTGGAATTCCGTCTGCCCTCCAGAGCCAAGTTCAAAGGTTTCAACAAGGCCATTGTAACTACTACTGCTCGGAGACTGATGATCACTGCCATGGTTCATCTTCTGACACAGAACTGTTGGGTTCCCCTCTAGCACCTCAGTGCATTTATCCACTACGTGCCACATCTGAAGGAAACTTGCTGCTGTCAAATAACTAACAATTTCTGGAGCAGGCATTACCAGCCGACCTGTATAGGTAGACAGAagaatgttttcaaatactCTGGGATTCATCACATCAGGCAAAACTATTCGCCTGCTGTTTTTTAGGAGAACCTGATCACAGAAGTAAGGTGAACTAGCTGCAAGAACAGCTTTATGGGCTCTGAAGAGATGGCCCTGAACTACAATGGACACATCACATAATTGTCCTTGCTGGCGCTGCTGGTTTAACTTCTGCAAAATGGTGCTAGAAAAATCTGGAAATTCCACTCGAAAAGAGCTTGACCCAGACTCCATTTCATTACAAATTTAGTGTtgtgctgcaagaaaaaaaataaaaatcagaaattctaCTTAGTAAAGTATTGATCTTCCTATTTCCTTCTACgctttttctttaacaaataaCACTTAAGCAGACTTATATGGAACTCAACCCAACATTTTCTAGAACCTATGTCACTGCTGTACTTCTATTTCTCCTACTCTAtctaatttctc includes the following:
- the ZBTB43 gene encoding zinc finger and BTB domain-containing protein 43; translated protein: MESGSSSFRVEFPDFSSTILQKLNQQRQQGQLCDVSIVVQGHLFRAHKAVLAASSPYFCDQVLLKNSRRIVLPDVMNPRVFENILLSTYTGRLVMPAPEIVSYLTAASFLQMWHVVDKCTEVLEGNPTVLCQKMNHGSDHQSPSSSSYNGLVETFELGSGGQTEFHKVQELRDGENEEESSKDELSCQLTEHEYLPSNSSTEHDRLSTGMTSQDGEEGTSDSAEYQYTRPMYSKPSIMSHKRWIHVKPERFEQDCEGVDNPYDEHQVSESMNAIQADHSIQSSGVEDFHIGDKKMEAEFDEQADESNYDEQVDFYGSSMEEFSGERADGNLSAHRQDLMIAAGYGEGIEMATGIKEETSLTGFSHADKLYPCQCGKSFTHKSQRDRHMSMHLGLRPYGCGVCGKKFKMKHHLVGHMKIHTGIKPYECNICGKRFMWRDSFHRHVTSCTKSYQASKAEQSTTEMN